Genomic DNA from Sphingobium sp. WTD-1:
GACAGATGATGTAATCCGGCTTGATCGATGCGCGCACCGAAACAGCCGGTTCCGGCTTGACTTCGGGGGCGGGCGCCGGGGTCGAAAGACCGGTCAGCGCGGCATGAACATTCTGGATCAGGGTTGCGACGTCGGAAACAGCAACACTGTTGTTCGAAACGTGCGCAGCGACAATGTCGGAGGTCAGAGTGACGAGCAGTTCGCTCTGTGCCGATTCGTTTTCCATTTTTCTTGTTTCCTGCAAAGGCTTCTATTGTGCGACCCGCCTGAGGAAATGGATTCAGAGCGGTATATCTTGGCTAGACCCTGTGGCCTGCCTTCGCAAGAGAAGATTGCCTTAAACAAGCATGTCTATGCGAAAGCTCAATGCATCATGAAGCTTTCCGTCATTGCCGCGATAGTAACCGGGGCGACGATGTACATATTCGAAACCAATAGTCTCATAAAGTTTGACCGCCATGTTCGATGCGCGAACTTCCAGGTTCATCGACGTGATGCCACGGCGACGCGCCAGCGTCAGGCTGTGGCCCAGCAGGGACCGGCCAATGCCACGGCCACGCCATAGCGGATCGACCGCCAGCAGCAGTAGTTCGCATTCGTCCAGCACCGAACGGACCAGGGCGAAGCCGAGCGGGGCCGCATCGACATGGGCGATGGTCAGCCAGGTGCCGGGCATGGTCATGACGCCCGACAATTGGGGCAGGGTCCAGGCCTCGCCGAACAGCGGGTCGAAGGCGCGGGTCATCACTTCCATGGCGTCGGCGAGCGCATTGCGCTCGCCCTCATCATAGGTGTCGAGCGTCAGGCCGGCGGGGATCATGAAGCGGCGCGCTCCGCGATCGTCTTGGCGTCGGCCTCGCGGCCATAGAGCGGGGAGGGGGCAAGCGGCGGCAGCTCTGCAATCAGGCTGTAGCGCGCAGCTTCGGGATAAAGGGCTATCGCGGTGCCGTCGCCGCGTGCGGTGACCAGCGCCTCGGCCCCGGTGCCGTAAAATTGCGTCATGTCCAGTTGGGTCGCGAGCGTGGCGATCGGCGTGGAGGCGGGCTGGGTCGTGGCGGTGCGGCCATCGGCCTCGAACAATTGCCAGAAGAGTTCGCCATGGCCGCCGGTGATGGTGACGGCGATCGGACCTTCCTGATGGTCGGCGGCCGCCATCGCGGCGATCAGGCAAAAGGCGCTATAGCCATGGAGCGGCACCGACCAGGCGAGCGCCAAGGCGCGGGCGGCGGCGATGCCGATGCGCACGCCGGTAAAGCTGCCCGGCCCGACATCGACCGCGATCGCATCGGCGCGCCCGCCATCGGGCAGCGCGGCGATCGCGGGCAGCAGCGCTTCGGCATGGCCGCGGCCGACGATTTCATGAAAATGGCCGATTGGCTGGCCGTCTTCCAGCAGCGCAACGGACAGCGCCTGCGTGGCGGTGTCGATGACCAATATGCGCAAATTCACTCCCCCGAAGCCGCGGTGCCGATATGGATATGGCTGCGGTTAATCGATCCGGCGCGATTTGCCAAATCCGGTCATCGCAGCGTCAGACCGCGCGGACTTCCGTCACTTCCGGCACATAATGTTTGAGCAACTGCTCGATGCCGTTCTTGAGCGTGGCGGAGGAGGAGGGGCAGCCGGCACAGGCGCCCTGCATGCGCAGATAGACGGTGCCCTTGTCGAAGCCGCGATAGATGATGTCGCCGCCGTCATTGGCTACGGCCGGGCGCACGCGGGTTTCGATCAGATCCTTGATCTGGTCGACGATCTCGGCATCTTCTGGATCGTCGGTAAAAGCCTCTTCCTCGGCCGGGACGCTGAAGCCCGCAGCGGTGCCGGCGGCGAACAGCGGCATGTTGGCCGAGAAATGGTCAAGCAGGATCGAGAGGATTTCCGGCTTCACGTCGCTCCATTCGGCGCCTGGCGCGATCGTCACCGAAATGAAGTCGGCGCCGAAGAAGACGCCGGTCACGTCACCCAGGCCGAACAGCGCATCGGCCAACGGCGAGGCTTCCGCCTCTTCAGGGCTGGCGAAGTCGCGGGTTCCTGCAGCGCCCATGACGGCCTGGCCGGGGAGGAATTTGACGGTCGCCGGATTGGGCGTGAGTTCAGTCTCGATCAGCATGGCCGCTATGTGGCGACGTGCGCGCGCGAGATCAAGCGGTCAAACGGAACTTCGGCGGCGTCGGGCCATTTCCTTTGGTGAAGCCCCAGATAAGGAGATGGAAAGATGAGCGACGACAAGGATATTCGCGAACGTTTCTGGACGGACCTGTCGAGCAGCCCGTTCCTGATGGTGGGGTTGCAGGGTGCCCATGCGCACAGCGTGCCGATGACCGCGCAATTGGACAAAGATGCCGATCATTGCTTCTGGTTCTATACCAGTCGCGACAATCGGCTGGCGACGGGCGGCCCGGCGATGGCGCAGTTCGCGGCGAAGGATCATTATCTGTTCGCCTGCATCAACGGCACGCTGGTCCCCGAGACCGACGAGGCGGTGATCGACCGTTATTGGTCGAAGCAGGTCGAGGCCTGGTATCCGGGCGGACGGCAGGATCCCAACCTGCTGATGCTGCGCTTTGACCTTGGCACGGCGGAGATCTGGCGCGCTGATCTGTCGATCGGCGGGGTGTTCAAGATGATGTTCGGCGGCGATGTCCGGGCGGAGTTGCGCGACAAGCATGCCGAGGTCAGCCTCTAAAGGACTGACATGATGTTGGGCGGCCGCGGGCGAAATCCCGTGGCCGCTTGCTTTTCGGCGGCATTTACCCCATATGTGCGGCAGCGCAGCATGGCCCTTGGGGCCCGATAGCGATTGGCAGCGTGATCGTTCCCGGCTCTGACAGGCCCTGGGGACCGGCCAATGACAGTCTGCGCCAAGCTTGAGGCTTCCCTATTCACGCGGGTCGTTTCCTAACCCGCCTTGCGCCCTTGCTGCGTCCGCAGACAGGTTGGCGCCCGGCCGACTTGTGAGTTTCTCATGCATTTCAATGAACTTGGTCTTTCCGAGCCGATCATCAAGGCGCTTACCGCCAAGAAATATGCCGAGCCGACGCCGATCCAGCAAAAGGCCATTCCGGTCCTGCTGGAAGGCCGCGACCTGTGCGGCATCGCCCAGACCGGCACCGGCAAGACCGCAGCCTTCGCGCTGCCCAGCCTCGACTATTTCGCGCGCAATCCCAAGCCGACGCCGATCAAGGGCTGTCGCATGCTGGTGCTGTCGCCGACCCGCGAGCTGGCCGCCCAGATCGCCCAGAGTTTCCGCGACTATGGCCGTTTCCTGCGCCTGTCGGTGGAAACCGTGTTCGGCGGCGTGCCGGTCAACAAGCAGATCCGTGCCCTGTCGGCCGGCGTCGACATCGTCGTCGCCACCCCCGGCCGCCTGCTCGACCTGATCGACCAGCGCGCCTTCACCATCAAGGATACGGAAATCTTCGTCCTCGACGAAGCCGATCAGATGATGGACATGGGCTTCATCCACCCCCTGAAGCGTATTGCCAAGCTGTTGCCGCGCGATCGCCAGAACCTGTTCTTCTCGGCCACGATGCCCAAGGAGATCGAGGCGCTGGCCGGCCAGTTCCTCAATGATCCGGTCAAGGTCAGCGTCGCGCCGCAGTCGACCACGGCCGAGCGTGTCCGCCAGCAGCTGACCTTCGTCAACCAGGCGGAGAAGCAGGCGCTGCTGCATATCGTGCTGAAGACCGAGGAGATCGACCGCGCGCTGATCTTTACCCGTACCAAGCATGGCGCCGACCGCGTCGTGCGTTTCCTGGAGGGCGCGGGCATCCAGGCCTTCGCGATCCATGGCAACAAGAGCCAGGCGCAGCGCACCACCGCGTTGCAGGCGTTCCGCCATGGCCATTGCAAGCTGCTGGTCGCGACCGACATTGCCGCGCGCGGCATCGACGTGTCGGGCGTGTCCCACGTCATCAACTTCGAGATCCCGAACGTGCCGGAACAATATGTCCACCGGATCGGGCGCACGGCGCGTGCCGGCGCGGACGGCATCGCCATCAGCTTCGTGGCGGATGATGAACGGCCTTATCTGAAGGCGATCGAGCGGGCGACCAAGGTGAAGCCCGAGATCGTGCCCCTGCCGGAGAATTTCCTGGAGGCCGTGCGCAACCTTCCCAAGCCCGCTCCGCAGCGCAAGGGGCCGAGCCAGAGCCCTGCCCAGCAGGCCAAGCGCGCCGAAGGCCAGCGTCGTTATCAGGATGGACAGAAGGCCCAGCGCGGCGCGCCCGACAAGGCTCGCCGGGGTGAAGGGGCCCATCGTGGCGAGGGTGCGCATCGTGGCGAAGGCGATGGTGCCGGCGCCAAGAAGAATTTCCGTCGTCGTCGTGGTGGCGGCGGTGGCGCCGTCGGCACGCACAAGGGCGCGGTCCAGCGCACCGGCGCACCGCGCGGCTAATAGCTGAGGCGTTCCGGGCGCTCCCCATGGGGCGTCCGGGACGAACCGGTCTGGCGCACGCCATTTTGCTTCCGCGCCATATCTTCATTGTCGCATCGCGTGGGGCGCAAGAGCGGTTCCCCCTTCTGTGCGCGATGCTCCGAAGCCTCGGCGTGACCATCTTTGTCAGTGGTCATTCAGGAAAATGCCGTTAGGCTCCCATGCCTATGCGTTTGACCTCTCGCCGTTCGGCCGCTTCGCTCACCATTCTTGCCCTGCTTCTGTCGGGCTCTCCCCTGCCGCTGGCGGCCAGAACCGATCCTTCGGTTGCCGGAGCAAAGGCTGCGCCGGGCGGTAGCCAGGCGGATATCCGCCCCTGGCTCTACGAAAATAGCGATGTGCCGATCGACACGGCGTGGCGGTTCGGTACGCTGTCCAACGGGCTGCGCTATGCCATCCGCCGCAACGGTGTGCCGCCGGGGCAGGTGTCGATCCGCCTGCGTATCGATGCCGGATCGCTGATGGAGCGTCCCGATGAACAGGGCTATGCCCATTTCATGGAACATCTGTCCATGCGCGGGTCGCGCCATGTGCCCGATGGCGAATCGAAGCGCATCTGGCAGCGGCTGGGCGTAACCTTCGGCAGCGACAGCAATGCCGCGACCACGCCGACCGGCACCACCTATGCGCTCGACCTGCCCCAGGCCAATCAGACGAGCCTTGGCGAAAGCCTGAAAATTCTGGCCGGCATGATGACCGACCCCAATATCGTCGACAGCGCGGTCGATGCCGAGCGGGCGGTGGTGCTGGCCGAACGGCGCGAGAGCGACGGTCCGCAGATGCGCATTTCCGACGCAAGTCGCCAGCATTTCTTCGCCGGCCAGCCCTTGGCCGACCATGCACCGATCGGCACGGTCGCGACGCTCAACGCGGCGACCGCGGCCAAGGCCGAAGCCTTCCACCAGCGCTGGTATCGCCCGGAAAACACGGTGATCGCGATTGCCGGCGATATCGACCCGGCGCTGGCCGAACAGTTGCTCAAGGATAATTTCGCCAGTTGGCAGGATAGCGGCAAGGGCGCCGAGCAGCCCGATTTCGGAGAACCGGACGCCAAGGCGCCGGCTACCCGCGTCGTGGTGGAACCGGGCTCGCCGACGGGCCTCACCATGGCCTGGCTGCGTCCGTGGAAGCCCCATGCCGACACGATCGTCTATAATCAGGACAAGCTGACCGACATGCTGGCGCTGCAGATCGTCAGTCGGCGGCTGGAGCAGGCGGCACGGGCAGGGGGCAGCTTCCTGGCGGCGGGCGTCGATCAGCAGGATATCAGCCGGTCGGCCGACGGCACCTTCATCACCATCACGCCCACCGGCGAGAATTGGGAGAAGGCGCTGGCCGATGTGCGCGCGATCATCGAGGATGCCAAGGCCGCGCCGCCGACCCAGCAGGAAATCGACCGCGAATATGCGCAGCTCGACACGGCGCTGGCGATCCAGGTCGAAAATGCCGACACGGAAGCCGGGGCCAAGCAGGCGAGCGATCTGGTGAGCGCGGTGGATATTCGCGAAACCACGGTCAGCCCGCAGGCGGCGCTCGACATCTTCCGCTCCGGCAAGCCGGCGATGACGCCGCAGAAGATACTGGATTGCACCCGCCGGCTCTTTTCCGCCGGGGTGTTCCGGGCGATGCTGATCACTGGCAAGGTCGAGGCGGGGCAGGACCAGAAGCTGGCCGCTGCGCTCGCCACGCCGGTCAAGGCGGCGACCAATGCCCGGCTGGCCGACAAGGCGGTGACGATGGACGACCTGCCCAAATTCGGTGCGCCCGCGACCGTCGTGTCGCGCACGCCGGTCGGGTTGCAGGGGATGGAGAGCATCACCTTTTCCAACGGCGTCAAGCTGACGCTATTCGCCAATGATGCGGAGACCGAGAAGGTACGCATCAATGTCCGCTTCGGTCATGGCCAGCAGGCCTTCTCACCCACCAAGCCGGTGGCAAGCTGGGCCGGCGATTATGCGCTGGTGGCGAGCGGCATCGGCAAGCTTGGCCAGCGGGAACTGGACGACCTGACCAATGGCCGGCGCATGGGCATGCAGTTTTCGACCGACGATGACGCGTTCGAATTGCAGGCAGTTACCCGTCCGGCCGATTACAAGGACCAGCTGCGCCTGTTCGCCGCCAAGCTGTATCAGCCGGGCTGGGATCCGGCGCCGATCGCGCGGGTGAAGACCGGCGCCTCGGTCGCCTATGACGCGATGTCGCGCGCGCCCGATGGCGTGCTGGGGCGCGACCTCAACTGGCTGCTGCATGACAAGGATGTGCGGTTCCGCACCCCGTCCAAGGCGGAAATCAACGCGCTGACGCCTGAAAGCTTCCGCCAGACCTGGGAGCCGATCCTGGCTTCGGGACCGATCGAGATCCAGATTTTCGGCCAGGTAAAGGCCGAAGAAGCGATCCAGGCCGTGGCGGCGACCTTTGGCGCGATGCCGGCTCGCCCGGACGTGCCGGTGCCGGCCGCGAACAAGGTGCAGCGTTTCCCCGCCCATGTCGAACAGCCGGTCATCCTGCGCCATGACGGCGACAAGGAGCAGGCGGCCGCCGTCATGGCCTGGCCGACGTCCGGCGGTTTTACAATGACCAAGGAGGCGCGCCAGCTCGAAATCCTGACCCAGATCTTCAATGACCGGTTGTTCGACAAGCTGCGCTCGACCGAGGGCGCTGCCTATTCGCCCAGCGTGCAGAATAGCTGGCCCTTCTCCTATGATAGTGGCGGCTATATCTTGGTGACGAGCCAGGTGCGGCCGGACCGGGTCAATTATTTCTACAGCGTCGTGAAGGAAACGGCCGCCGATCTGGCGAAGACGCCGATCAGCGCCGACGAACTGCAACGGGCCGTGGCGCCGATGCGGCAATTGCTGATGCGCGCCAGCACCGGCAATGCCTTCTGGATGAGCCAGATGGAAGGGGCGACCCACGACCCGCGCTATGTGCAGGCGATGCAGACCATGAGCCAGGATCTGCTCAACGTCACGCCGGCCGACATCCAGGCGCTGGCCACCAAATATCTGGTGCCGGGCAAGAGCTGGTCGGCAGTGGTGCTGCCACAGGGCGTCGCCGCCAAATAGACGGCTGGATCAGGCGGAGGCTGCTTGCGCGTCCTCTGCCTGCAGCAATTGCTCGTAGAGCCGCGCATATTCCAGATGCATGTTGCGGAGCGCCGGTGTGGCCGATCGCGCGGCCAACTGGCGATTGCGGTCCCGTCGCTGCTCGAAATAGGCGCGGCCGAAATTTGCTTCCAGATCCATGAAATACCTCCCTCGATTGATCCTCCAATGGGCGAGGCGCCAACAGGTTGCGGGCAGGGCAGGGGCTTGCGGTGGACGGGGACGAAACAGGGGCGGGCGGCACGATGCGACCATCCATCTTTGCCCTTGATGCTGGCCGGCTTTGGTCGCTAGGTCAGGGGCGTGGGGCAATGATGATCCGGCCATACGCGGCCCGGACATCGATCGCCCAGGGGGATTTGCATCGCATGTTGAAGACTGTCCGGGCATCGGCCATGGCCACCACCATCCTGTTGTCGCTGGCTGCCGCGCCGGCGCTTGCCGAGCAGGTGGTCGTCACCGCGGATCATATGGTCGATGTGCTGGCCGGCAAGACGGTCGATCATCCGGCTATCTTCATCACCGATGGTCGCATTACCGGCATCGCCGACGCGCGCACCGTGCGCTGGGGCAGCGACGTCAAGCATATCGATCTGTCGGGCAAGACCATCCTGCCGGGCCTCATCGACATGCACGTCCACCTGACCAGCCTGGCGGAAGTCGGCGGCTATCAGGGGCTGCGCTACACCGACAGTTTCTGGACCGCTGTGGGCGTCAAGAATGCGCGGATCACGCTGAAGGCCGGTTTTACCACCGTGCGCAATGTCGGGTCGGCGGATTTCGCCGATGTGGGCCTCAAGCAGGCGATCGAGGAGGGGCAGATTGTCGGGCCGCGGATCATCCCGGCCGGCTATGCAATCGGCGCGACCGGCGGCCATTGCGATGGCGGTGGCCTGCCGCCCTCAATGGACCGCAAGGAGCCTTCGGTGGTCGACAGCCCGCAGGAGGGCCGCGCCAAGGTGCGCTGGCTGCACAAATATGGCGCCCGCGTGATCAAGATCTGTGCGACCGGTGGTGTCTTCTCGCTGGGCGACGCGGTCGGCGCGCAGCAGCTGAGCTTTGACGAGATGAAGGCGATCGTCGACGAGGCGCATATGCTGGGACTCAAGGTCGCGGCCCATGCCCATGGCAATGACGGTATCCGCACCGCGATCGAGGCGGGGATCGACACGATCGAACATTGCAGCCTGGCCGATGACGAGACGATCAAGCTGGCGGCCAGCAAGAAGACCTGGTTCGACATGGATATCTATAATGACGATTATATCCTGGCGACCGGCACGGCCAATGGCACCGAGCAGGAAAGCCTGGACAAGGAAAAGCTGATCGGGCGGTTGCAGCGCGAAACCTTCCGCAAGGCGGTGAAGGCGGGCGTGCCGATGCTGTTCGGGACCGATGCCGGCGTCTATCCCCATGGCGACAATGGCAAGCAGTTCGCCAAGATGGTCGAATGGGGCATGACGCCGATGCAGGCGATCCAGGCGGCGACCGTCAGCGGCGCCAAGGCGCTGGGTTGGGAAGCCGATGTCGGTGCGATCGCGGTCGGCCGCTATGGGGACATCGTTGCGGTGCAGGGCGATCCGCTCAAGGACGTCACCTTGCTGCAGCATGTCAGCGACGTGGTGAAGGGCGGCGAACTGGTCGAATGAGCGTGAAGGTCATATTGTCGGTGGAGGCGCTGGAGCCGCGTCTCTCGGGTATTGGTCGCTATAGTTGGGAACTGGCGCAACGCATTGGTGCAGCGCCCGAGGTGGATGGCGTTCGTTTCTATCGCAATGGCGAGTGGATCGCGGATCCGGCGAAGCTGCTGGATGAGCCTGTGACGCCTAAGCAGCGTCACAAGGTTCATCGCTGGCTGCGCAAGCGCACCACCGGATTGCGCAAGTGGGGCAGGGACGTGCGCGATGCTGCGGTCATGCGGTCGCACCTGTTCCATGGTCCCAATTATTTCCTGCCGGCAGCGACTGAGGGCGGGGTCATCACCGTTCACGACCTGTCGGTATTCCGCTATCCCGAAACCCATCCCGAGGCGCGGTTGCGCCAGTTCGAGCGGAATTTTGAAGCGTCGGTTGCCCGCGCCGCCCATATCATCACCGACAGTGCGACCACGCGGAGCGAGGTGATCGATTTTCTTTCGCTTTCGCCCGAGCAGGTTACGGCAGTGCCATTGGCGGCCAGCCCGGCTTTCATGCCACGGGATCGCGATCAATTGCGCCCCGCATTGTCGCGCTATGATCTGGCGCCGCGGGGCTATGCGCTGTGCGTGTCGACGGTGGAGCCGCGCAAGCGCATCCCGCAACTGCTGCAGGCATGGGAAATGCTGCCGCCGGCTGTGCGAAGCCGCTGGCCGTTGATGGTGACAGGCGGGGCCGGCTGGCTGAGTGATGACATCCAGGCATTGATGGATCGCGGCGCACGAGAGGGCTGGGTGCGCTATCTGGGGTTCGTGCCGGAGGAAGATCTGCCGCTGCTCTATGCCGGTGCAGCGCTGTTCGTCTATCCGTCGGTTTATGAGGGCTTTGGCCTGCCGCCGGTCGAGGCGATGGCGAGCGGCGTGCCGACCGTCGTCGCCAATGCCTCCTGCCTCCCGGAAGTTACAGGCGGCGCGGCCATGCTGGTCGAACCCGAAGATATCGACGATTTTGCGCATCGACTGGAGCAGGCGCTGGTGGATGGTGAATGGCGGGAGACAGCGCGCGCTGCCGGACTGGCCATCGCCGGTGGCTATAGCTGGGACCGGTGCGCGCGCGAAACTGTGGCGCTTTATGACCAGGTGGCAGGCCGTTAACGCACGGCCTTCAGGCCTGCCACGATCATCTGGGCGGCGCGTCGGGCCGACGCCTCCGGGCTGAGATTGGGGCGCGACAGGCTGCGATGGCCCAGGCCGAACATGCAGGCCAGGATCATCTCCTCCGCGCCGTCCAGCGCTTCGCCTGAAAGCTCCGGATTGGCGGCGCAGGCAAAGTCGCGAATATCGTCGCGGAAACGGCCGCACATGGTCCCGATCATCTCGCCGACCGTCGGATTGCGGAAGCTTTCGGCCAAGATGTCGAACGACAGCGCCTCATCCTTTTCGTCAATGACGTGCAGCATCAGTTGCTCGAACGTATCGTCGATGCTCAACTCGCCACTGTCGAGTCGTTTGCGCAGGATATCGACGTCCTCCGCCCACTGATCGGCGTCGGCATGGACGATAGCCTCGATGATATCTTCCTTTCCTTTGAAAAGCCGATATATTTGCCCCACTGATACCTGTGCGGCGGAAGCGAGTTCGGCCATGGACGTCTGGTGGAAACCATGGCTGTTGAACAGGTCTCGCGCCGCTGCAAGAACACGGTCGCGACTGCTTTTTTCATGCTGCGCTGCAACCATTTTACCCTCGGAAAATTGTTTTTCTCTTGAATTCCCTCTGACAGCTTCTTAGGTGCGCGGCAAGCGGAATGAACGTTCATTCCGGTCCTGCGATATTTATCGGATTGGGAAAATTGATGCAAAAGGGGAACTTCTTCGGATTGCTGGCCTGTGTTTCGGCCCTTGCGCTGAGCGCTTGCGGTCAGGAAGCGCCGCCCGCACCGCCGCCGCCGAG
This window encodes:
- a CDS encoding TetR/AcrR family transcriptional regulator, yielding MVAAQHEKSSRDRVLAAARDLFNSHGFHQTSMAELASAAQVSVGQIYRLFKGKEDIIEAIVHADADQWAEDVDILRKRLDSGELSIDDTFEQLMLHVIDEKDEALSFDILAESFRNPTVGEMIGTMCGRFRDDIRDFACAANPELSGEALDGAEEMILACMFGLGHRSLSRPNLSPEASARRAAQMIVAGLKAVR
- a CDS encoding amidohydrolase family protein, whose product is MLKTVRASAMATTILLSLAAAPALAEQVVVTADHMVDVLAGKTVDHPAIFITDGRITGIADARTVRWGSDVKHIDLSGKTILPGLIDMHVHLTSLAEVGGYQGLRYTDSFWTAVGVKNARITLKAGFTTVRNVGSADFADVGLKQAIEEGQIVGPRIIPAGYAIGATGGHCDGGGLPPSMDRKEPSVVDSPQEGRAKVRWLHKYGARVIKICATGGVFSLGDAVGAQQLSFDEMKAIVDEAHMLGLKVAAHAHGNDGIRTAIEAGIDTIEHCSLADDETIKLAASKKTWFDMDIYNDDYILATGTANGTEQESLDKEKLIGRLQRETFRKAVKAGVPMLFGTDAGVYPHGDNGKQFAKMVEWGMTPMQAIQAATVSGAKALGWEADVGAIAVGRYGDIVAVQGDPLKDVTLLQHVSDVVKGGELVE
- a CDS encoding M16 family metallopeptidase; amino-acid sequence: MRLTSRRSAASLTILALLLSGSPLPLAARTDPSVAGAKAAPGGSQADIRPWLYENSDVPIDTAWRFGTLSNGLRYAIRRNGVPPGQVSIRLRIDAGSLMERPDEQGYAHFMEHLSMRGSRHVPDGESKRIWQRLGVTFGSDSNAATTPTGTTYALDLPQANQTSLGESLKILAGMMTDPNIVDSAVDAERAVVLAERRESDGPQMRISDASRQHFFAGQPLADHAPIGTVATLNAATAAKAEAFHQRWYRPENTVIAIAGDIDPALAEQLLKDNFASWQDSGKGAEQPDFGEPDAKAPATRVVVEPGSPTGLTMAWLRPWKPHADTIVYNQDKLTDMLALQIVSRRLEQAARAGGSFLAAGVDQQDISRSADGTFITITPTGENWEKALADVRAIIEDAKAAPPTQQEIDREYAQLDTALAIQVENADTEAGAKQASDLVSAVDIRETTVSPQAALDIFRSGKPAMTPQKILDCTRRLFSAGVFRAMLITGKVEAGQDQKLAAALATPVKAATNARLADKAVTMDDLPKFGAPATVVSRTPVGLQGMESITFSNGVKLTLFANDAETEKVRINVRFGHGQQAFSPTKPVASWAGDYALVASGIGKLGQRELDDLTNGRRMGMQFSTDDDAFELQAVTRPADYKDQLRLFAAKLYQPGWDPAPIARVKTGASVAYDAMSRAPDGVLGRDLNWLLHDKDVRFRTPSKAEINALTPESFRQTWEPILASGPIEIQIFGQVKAEEAIQAVAATFGAMPARPDVPVPAANKVQRFPAHVEQPVILRHDGDKEQAAAVMAWPTSGGFTMTKEARQLEILTQIFNDRLFDKLRSTEGAAYSPSVQNSWPFSYDSGGYILVTSQVRPDRVNYFYSVVKETAADLAKTPISADELQRAVAPMRQLLMRASTGNAFWMSQMEGATHDPRYVQAMQTMSQDLLNVTPADIQALATKYLVPGKSWSAVVLPQGVAAK
- a CDS encoding MucR family transcriptional regulator; the protein is MENESAQSELLVTLTSDIVAAHVSNNSVAVSDVATLIQNVHAALTGLSTPAPAPEVKPEPAVSVRASIKPDYIICLEDGKKLKMLKRHLMTHYQMTPEDYRAKWGLPADYPMVAPNYAEQRRSLAKKIGLGTKRRRTRGGK
- a CDS encoding glycosyltransferase family 1 protein, which codes for MSVKVILSVEALEPRLSGIGRYSWELAQRIGAAPEVDGVRFYRNGEWIADPAKLLDEPVTPKQRHKVHRWLRKRTTGLRKWGRDVRDAAVMRSHLFHGPNYFLPAATEGGVITVHDLSVFRYPETHPEARLRQFERNFEASVARAAHIITDSATTRSEVIDFLSLSPEQVTAVPLAASPAFMPRDRDQLRPALSRYDLAPRGYALCVSTVEPRKRIPQLLQAWEMLPPAVRSRWPLMVTGGAGWLSDDIQALMDRGAREGWVRYLGFVPEEDLPLLYAGAALFVYPSVYEGFGLPPVEAMASGVPTVVANASCLPEVTGGAAMLVEPEDIDDFAHRLEQALVDGEWRETARAAGLAIAGGYSWDRCARETVALYDQVAGR
- a CDS encoding pyridoxamine 5'-phosphate oxidase family protein; the protein is MSDDKDIRERFWTDLSSSPFLMVGLQGAHAHSVPMTAQLDKDADHCFWFYTSRDNRLATGGPAMAQFAAKDHYLFACINGTLVPETDEAVIDRYWSKQVEAWYPGGRQDPNLLMLRFDLGTAEIWRADLSIGGVFKMMFGGDVRAELRDKHAEVSL
- a CDS encoding NifU family protein codes for the protein MLIETELTPNPATVKFLPGQAVMGAAGTRDFASPEEAEASPLADALFGLGDVTGVFFGADFISVTIAPGAEWSDVKPEILSILLDHFSANMPLFAAGTAAGFSVPAEEEAFTDDPEDAEIVDQIKDLIETRVRPAVANDGGDIIYRGFDKGTVYLRMQGACAGCPSSSATLKNGIEQLLKHYVPEVTEVRAV
- the tsaB gene encoding tRNA (adenosine(37)-N6)-threonylcarbamoyltransferase complex dimerization subunit type 1 TsaB is translated as MRILVIDTATQALSVALLEDGQPIGHFHEIVGRGHAEALLPAIAALPDGGRADAIAVDVGPGSFTGVRIGIAAARALALAWSVPLHGYSAFCLIAAMAAADHQEGPIAVTITGGHGELFWQLFEADGRTATTQPASTPIATLATQLDMTQFYGTGAEALVTARGDGTAIALYPEAARYSLIAELPPLAPSPLYGREADAKTIAERAAS
- a CDS encoding GNAT family N-acetyltransferase, with the protein product MIPAGLTLDTYDEGERNALADAMEVMTRAFDPLFGEAWTLPQLSGVMTMPGTWLTIAHVDAAPLGFALVRSVLDECELLLLAVDPLWRGRGIGRSLLGHSLTLARRRGITSMNLEVRASNMAVKLYETIGFEYVHRRPGYYRGNDGKLHDALSFRIDMLV
- a CDS encoding DEAD/DEAH box helicase, producing MHFNELGLSEPIIKALTAKKYAEPTPIQQKAIPVLLEGRDLCGIAQTGTGKTAAFALPSLDYFARNPKPTPIKGCRMLVLSPTRELAAQIAQSFRDYGRFLRLSVETVFGGVPVNKQIRALSAGVDIVVATPGRLLDLIDQRAFTIKDTEIFVLDEADQMMDMGFIHPLKRIAKLLPRDRQNLFFSATMPKEIEALAGQFLNDPVKVSVAPQSTTAERVRQQLTFVNQAEKQALLHIVLKTEEIDRALIFTRTKHGADRVVRFLEGAGIQAFAIHGNKSQAQRTTALQAFRHGHCKLLVATDIAARGIDVSGVSHVINFEIPNVPEQYVHRIGRTARAGADGIAISFVADDERPYLKAIERATKVKPEIVPLPENFLEAVRNLPKPAPQRKGPSQSPAQQAKRAEGQRRYQDGQKAQRGAPDKARRGEGAHRGEGAHRGEGDGAGAKKNFRRRRGGGGGAVGTHKGAVQRTGAPRG